The following DNA comes from Astatotilapia calliptera chromosome 6, fAstCal1.2, whole genome shotgun sequence.
TGTAGTATTTCTGGAGCTTTAGCCTTTCtgggaaaaataaaactacaacaCTCTAACTCGCTGCTCTCTGATCGCAGGTTGCCATAGTGACCACGCTGCGCTGTCGGATCACGGGTAAATGCGTGTGCGTGGCCGTGACCCATCTGAAGGCTCGTTCTGGCTGGGAGTGGCTCCGCAGCACTCAGGGGTCAGACCTCCTTTGGCATCTCCAGAATGTGGTCCAGAAGCAGCCCGGCGACCCCGCCGCCGACATACCTTTGCTCATATGCGGGGATTTCAACGCAGTCCCAAATGAGGAGGTGTATCGGCGCTTCGCCACATCGCCTTTCGGCTTGGACTCGGCTTACAAGAAACTCAGCCGGGACGGTTTGACGGAGCCGGAGTACACAACGTGGAAGATTCGGCCCACGGGGGAGTGCTGCAGTACTCTGGACTACATCTGGTACACCAAGGACACGCTGAGAGTGGATGCCGTCTTGGACATGCCCACCGAGGAGGAGATCGGGCCAAACAGACTTCCGTCCTTTAGTTATCCGTCCGACCACCTCTCTCTGGTTTGTGACTTCAGCTTCAAGGAGGAGGAGTGGGAAGGAAACAACAAACCGGCACACCGGAAGTGATGACGCTGTGGAGTTGAGGTTAGCGCTTCCTCCTTCTCGCTTTATTGTGTGACCAGGAGGTCACATGTGAGTGATAAAGACAGTGTGCCAAAACATGGCCAAGACTTTAATGGGACACAGTGTACCTCTGCAGCACGAGATATTCCAGCTGCAGGTGTGCTCTACCTGTCGTCAGACTGCACACACGTACTTTAAGAACTCTGTGCTTCATGCTGCTGATGCACTACAGGACAGACATGGTCTGAGTATCACACATATGAGGTGGAATCAGGTTTTTCACCTCTTAGCATCCTGCAGGCCACTCAGGGTAGAGTGTTTCCCACTCTGGATCTGTCACCAATGACCTGATGGATGTTAAGAGATTAAAATGATGAGTGAATTTTTCtatttgtattaaaaaataaaaaagggcaCGACAGAGTCTGGAAATGCATCGGACATCGTCTGCTGTCTTCTTTTCTGGCGACAACACATATCTGTGCCAAGACCTTATGTTcatgcacctttttttttattttttgaaattttgatgaatgcagataaattaaaaactaataaaGATAAATGGTTGCTTGACAGTAGCCGATAGTTTTGTGACTTGATGTTGGTTCCTTCTTAAGCTCTCCACACCACAGACAGTAGTAAAGAAGGGCGCAGCCACGGTGACGTCACACACTGACCCAGGAGCTGTCGTCATTTTGGCGTTTGGTAACCGAATGTGACGAGCCTGCGTATAGCCCTCCATTCTGACTCACAAAATAGACTTAATGCTTTGTTCAGTATTAGTACATGGCCATTCTGCAGTATTGTGTGGTCTATGATCTTTAGCCATAGTCACCTTCGTATCTGATGTAGATGAACTACTGAACTACCTTTAGGGAACTACTGGAAACTGTGTGCCAGTTTTGGTTGCTTAGCTCATGATCACATAAGATGAACTGAAACTAGTAGCTTGTCAGCTGAgggtgtgttttaaaaaaaacaacaatcatcTGATTTCACAGAGCTTTAGTTCCCACAGCTGTTCGCCGATAACGATCGAGCAGACAGCTGTTGTGTGTCCAGAGAGGCGCACTGTTGAGGATTGGTGAACATCGTACGTTTTGTATGTAAAACTTACTATTCAGccattcattttaatatttaccaCAACTTTCCATGTCCGTTACTTTAAAAGCCTTTTGAAATCAGATGATTCTTTTTGATCCACCCTATAATTTCAGAGCAGAAACGTCGCCCCCTTTTCATgatataaaagaaaacactttccATCTTTTAGATCATCAACAGGGGCTTCAGTTTTAACATTCGGAAGTTAAGTCCATCTTTTCTGTTGTCTGTGGTGCACAGAAAGCGTCTACCTCCACATTACCACATTGTTCTCAAATGTGATTGGTCAATAGTGGCACTTTATTCTACAGGTGGATTACAAACAGAAGCCAGGCCTCTCGTCCCCTCCCTGCAAACATCTTTTTATAGACGTTACagactaaataataataagctGCTCGCACCCTCTCTCATGCCTCTTTTGATCTGCTTTGCCTGCAGTGATGAGTCAGCTGTAGTTTGCAAGGTTAAAAATTTGGCATGTCaggaatgtttttgtctttgttgttgtcttcCGATACCTCCCGTGCAGACTTGGCAGGTAACACCAAATAACTGAAAATCCGATGAAatcatttgtaaaataaatagaaatggaGCCCTTTCTTCACATTAAGGCCAAATTCCTACTGTGagaaagttgttttttcttataaTTAACTAAAACTAGATGTGCTTTCAGTTGTTTACTTGTGatatgacaataaagagttgaTTCCAAAAATAAAAGGCCTGTTTCCTCTTCTTATCCAGGTGTACgagtgtttgcttttttttatttccatgttCAGGTTTTGAGATAATTGAGATTTCTGCTtcacctaaaaaaaacaaaacaattgagCTGAATGGAATCCGGATTTgtcaaaacaaagacattttgcaCAACTGAATTTCACCCAGATTCTTGTCTTTATCGCCTTCGACGATAAAGTTCAGTAAACTCAAACTGAATGCAGAAAGGCTGCCCTGTGCGTGCTTCTCATGAGTAAATATTATCACTGTATGTAGTAACTGCTGTATTTGTGACACGACTGTTTGTCCAGTTTGATCCAAACACCTGGAGTAATGTTTGGGAAAAAAGTTTGATAATGTACAAAAAGCTCGAGATCATAGTCTAAAACAGCTTTTTTACAGGTGGCTCAGATTCTCAgaatttgtgaaatttctttaaCTCTTCAAACCCTTTTTCACTTTCATGTGTGAAATAATATTAGGAGACTCACATGACCCTTTTCATATCGGATGGTAAAACATAACTTCTGCTTCTTGTGTTCAGCTTTGTGCTGATAAACATAAAGTAGCTCGGGATAttaaaaatgtagtttattGCTCAACTTTAACATCTACCTGCACCGCAGCTCAGCAGAAACCGACAGTCACCTCAAGCctctttattttgtaaggtatacagaaactccaacaatcagatgaccctctATGACCAAGCACTTTACAAaactgggaaggaaaaactcccttttactaGGAACCGGTCGGCCACAACCAGTTGAGGgtgaggggagggggagggacAAAGAcgcgctgtggaagagagccagagattaacaaTAACTAATGATGCAAAACCCTAGAGCTATCACAGCGTAACCAGGGAacattcagggtcacctgatccatccCTAATTAAGCTTTGACAAAAAGGTCTCCCGattccaaactggaagctgcttCCACAGAAGACAGGCCTGAAAGCTGacggctctgcctcccattctacttgtAAATACCCTGTgaaccacaagtaaaccagcagtcACAGAGCAACATTCataaatgaatgcatgaactGGTTTTGCAGCATCACTCAGACAGCTTCTAATTAGATATTGCGCAAACGCAAGAAAACAGAAAGTGGTACAAATGCGTTGAAGAACGTATCCTGGTCACGGTGACTCAATTCCTCAAAGTGCTATTGGAGGACAAGGTGAGGCCATCCAGAGCCAGGGGGCCAATTCTCCCTctggtgtttggcttttctcGGGGAGCTCCGGTTTCTCACACTACTGAAAAACAAGATTAACGCCGCCTGCCTGAGACATTTGAGTGCCTCACTTCTTGATTAAacgaaaaaacaacaacagacagCAGCCTCTGTGAACAGTTTGACTCTCTGTACAAAGTCTCTCTGCCATCTTTAGCTTGAGCTGAGCTAAACTGAGTAGACGGGAGGGAAAACTGCTCTGTAAAAGAACAGCGTTACCTATTTTATCCTGATTATCTTGTTTCATAATCATTTAAACCCAAACTCTAAATCTCCCAGctccaacataaatgaacaaaaaaataaataagtgatgCAGGGACAGCCGTCAGGTTTCAAATGTCTTTATATTTCAGTAAAATCTACTTTAATACACTTTGAAACAAGAGTACAacaaaatagaatatacttcAAATGTTGAATATACAAACAGTTCAGTCTGAACACAAACTTCtctgtctcttcttcttcttccctcttttcagattaaaaaaaatgaaatgcaggAGCCTCGTTTTAAGCTGGAAGTAAAGTGACCTGGGATCCACAGTGAGCCATCTTTGCATAAACTTGATTAATTTCTTTCTTGCTTCTACAGACATTCCTATTTTCAGATGTGGCAGCATGCATCGGCTCAGTCGCGTTTTTTTGCATGCAGCCTGACTGCAGGGTCACAAAAATGTtccaaaattaaaagaaaaaggagcagCCGAGATCCTTTCTAGCCACATCCTCAGATGTGCTGTGAGCAGTCTGGCCTGTCAGATTCAACCTGTGTGAGCGTTAAAACAGCCAAATGGAGGCGGAAGAACCAGTAGAAAGAAAAATTAGTTTCCCTAGTTTCAATAATACTGTGCTTGGTACAAGGtatcaaaacacaaagaaaacaaaacaacagcttaCCGTTCAGACATCACAtgaagaagaaaattaaaatctaAGGCTGTTCTGTTAACATTAGCTCCGTAAACTGTATAGCagacatatttatatttatgtacaTACATGACCGTGTTCTGTCTGATATCGCTCCTCGTGGGAACGCCTCTTCCTCTCACTCTCATAGCACCACCTACACTTGATCGGCACAGTGATatcataataatattaataaaaaaactaatTGCTGGTTTTAACGTTTGTCTCTACAAAAGCTGCATTACACCCCAGCCCCATCCTCCGGGTCCTCTTGAATGTGACGgttcacattttgctttttgattatttgctttcatttgtgtttgtagTGTTTCGCTTTTTTCCCCAGATTTCAAGTCAGTGACGGTGAAAGATTTCCAAAGCATAAACTGTAGTGATCAAAAGTTGGTCCCTTTTCCCAACACATCCCTTTCCTTCAAGTCTGTTTTCCTATGTTGGAGAGGTTTCTGTGCGGCTCTGAGACAGTCCGGATTAGTTCTAGGCAGCAACATGGAAGATGTGAAGACGGGCTCAGGAAGAAAAGacacgcacaaaaaaaaaggtgggggggggggggggggggggagagactTCTGGGCGTCTTTAAAGTCTCACAGACTGCTGCTGGTTATTACGAAGAAAAGTAGAAATGACTTCAGAAATGTACAAACGAGCACGCTCTGGCAGAGGAGACACGGACGCATTTCAACACTCGGGCTCTTCTGTCTTCATCGCCACGTCGGCCGAGTCCATTGGCTCCGATTTGACGCTCTGGGCCATTTTTGGATTCGCCTGATTCTGCTGGATCGGCACCTGCATGGCCTGTACCTGGACGCCGGCGGCCTTCAGCTTCTCCACCGCTCCACCTCCTATGACCAGCTCTGAGCCATTGATGACACCGCTAATGATACGAGGCTGCGCCGCCACCGCCTGGTTGGCCGCAGACACCGTCACCACGCCCGCCCCGCTGCCCGGCTGCGAAACCACCAGAGTCTGTTGCTGCGCCTGCGTCGGCACGGTGAGTCTCATCACTTGCGTTCCCGGTGCGACGTTGACGGGCGTGAGGGCGCGGACAGTCAGGGGGCTCCCGAGGAGGCTGATGCCCGCCGGCGAGGCCCCGACACCGGGCTTGTTTGTGCCCGTGGAGGTCTGGATCTGACACTGAGCCAGCTGGTGGGCTGGGATGGTGATGATCTTGGCGAGCTGGACAGTGATCTTGTCTCCGTTCTCCGCAGTGGCTGGCACCATGGTGGGGATGGTCTGGATCACGACCTGATGAAAAGAAGCATCATCAGTTCATCTTTTCAGTGCTGCGCAGTGACTCAACTGTTTCATCACCAAAACAAACTTAATTACTCAGAGTTataaacacatttctaaacttgGTTTTGCATCATTTTCGATTTTTGATTTTGCACACCTTCTGCTGGGAGTTGGCGTTTCCGGCAGCGGCGCCGATAGCCGAGGTGTTGGTGAGCAGAGTGGTTTGGccggctgctgctgttgttcccGCGGGCTGCTGCATGGCGACTGTGGAGATCTTCTGACCCAGTGATGTTGTCATGACTACTGGCACCTGCATAGCCACCCGGACCGTCCTGCAGGAGAGACAGAGTCAGAAGGGTAAAGATCCGCATGAGCAAAGACGCCACATAGTGAACATCTGCGTGCAGGGGCCTCACCTCGCCCCTGTGGCGTTCGGGATGATTGCCGCGTGGGACTGCTGTTTCTGGTTCCCGTCCGACGCCACTGAGACCGTCACTATTCTTCCCGCCGTCAccgctcctcctgctgctggctTGCTGCCTGTGGCCACTGGAGTGTGGACGACGTTGGTTTTGTTAGCGCCCCGCAAGATGTTGGGCTTCTTGGAGGATGACAGCTCGGTGGCGTGGAGCAGCATGTCTGACGGCGGAGGCACGCGCTCGTAGGACGCCGCTGTGTCCGAGCCGATCAGGTCCTCTGGAGCAGGAATCTCCGCCTTATCGTCGTCAATGATGACAATGTTTTTGGGCATCTCTTTGAACTGGTAAACCAGCCGCTGGCCCTCCACCTTGGCGAGGATGCCGCGCTGGTAGTAATATCTGAAGAAAAGGCATCAGAACATAAGATGCTGctttcaaagaaaataaaaatgaaatgtcagCAGAGGACTGGAAATCAGCCTCTGTGAAGTCTAGCAAGGTAATCCTAAAGATACGGAGCTATTTTTGTTTATCAAACCTCTACTGTTGCCTTTATCGCTGCCAAATTTAAAGTGTTTATTGGATCATAAAGATGTAATATACTTTGTTTCTTTCAAAAATGTAACACATCCGATTATAATCCCAGATAGggacagcctacctgagtgcCCGCCCCATCGTCTCATAGTTCATGTCTGGTTTGTTCTTGTGCTTGCCCCACAGCTTGGACACGGCCTTTGAGTCAACCAGCTTGAAGATGCCCTTCTCCCTCTGGGTCCACTTTATGTATCTGGGACAGGTGTTTTTGTCCTGGAGGAGGTCCAGCAGGAATTCCCAAAGGTAGGTGGTGCTCCCTGCTGGAAATCAAAGATAATTAACATCTGTACTCAGTGTATTTATGCAGCGCTGCTGGACTGCTTTGTAAAAATGCTCCACAATTATTCTTCAAATGAGGAAACCGAACTTAAAAACATGAAAcgttgaggttttctctgtaaCATGACTCAGTCTTCACCTGGCTGTACAAAGCATTCTGAGGTGACTGCTGCTGAGAGTTAAGCACTgagcactgtataaataaaactgaaccaaAGTCTAGTTCATGAAGGAGAAAAGCTAACTGAAAGGTCATATTAATGTTTAAAGCATGTTGACTGATTCATGAAATAAAAGTACGAGTTTCCGACAGCTGCAGGCACGGTGAATTTCTGTCTATGTTAACCAGaaagcagcatttttttgtGTGGAAGAGCTAAAATGGATACCTCGGATACCTTTTCCTTCTCTTGGTTTCTTCTTGATGCCGACGTCCGGTGAGCCGTTGGAAATGGCTGACTGATGCGTCTTCGGCTTCCGTCCAGCTGGGAAGGGAAACATTTGAAAGAAGTCAGTTGTGAGACCGAGGTAAATTGACCACTAGATGGTGCTCTTGGATAAAGTCACTGAGCATAATTACAAGGTTCTGGTTTTGGATTTACAACTTGGCATCAGTGCTTCCAGatgttttgcatttaaattttGGCTTGAAACActgaatattttcctttttccccaaAGTTTAACAAGCCCCCAGAAAGTTAAAGATATCAAATTAACATTTTGGGCTCTGGCTTCCTCCACATAACAGATAAGTTAACTTCCAGCTCTTTTAAGTCTACCTCGCTTCTTTCTGACTGGCTCGTGGTCGGGTTCTGGCTCCGGATCGTCCATAACCGTAGCCAtatcctcatcctcctcctcacaaCATGCCTCTGTTGATATCTCCACCTCGGACTCTGTGATCATGTCAGGCCGCATGGCAGCGTGGAGGAAGTCTTGTGTCGCTCCACTTTGTGGAAGGAACGCTTCTGCACAGAGGAATCATCACAGGGTTGATGAGGATCTACTAGACTGGCCAGCAGTTATGCTAACTGAGCATATAAACCTGAGCGGTGGTCCACTAacagtgtatctgtgtgtgtgttacctgggcTGTGGTCTTCTTTGAGGCTGGAGGGCGAATCCATGCGTAGCAGAGCCTCTGCAGCCTCAATTGTTTTGTCAGAGCAGTGGACATTGGTGCCGTGAACAGAAGCCTCCACTGCGACAAACAGAAGACACGAAAACAGTCAGCAAACACTCGCCTGGACTTTTAACAgttagtgtttttcttctttattaagCATGAGATCTCATCAATCTACTTCTTTTACATTTGAAGGAAAAtattaagacatttttaatctaaACAGATATGATACGTTAATGAGTTTTAAATAACTGAGATTGCCTTCTAGCTTCCGTCTGCAGAGTGGAGAACAGCAGCAATCCTAAAGTGGGGGTTCTCCtggacaaacaaacatctggCACCCCCTAAAGGAAACCACCAGTATTGCAATACAAGTATTTTGACATTCTGAGTTCATAATTTCACCAATTTTGCCTGAAATGCAGcttcaaaccatgacagagcctccactgtgttctacagatggctgtagatacTGTTGTGCCTCGCTCCTGATAGCTTCCATACACACTTATCATAATTTATGCTGATTTTTCCCCCCCATGTTTCTTAACCACAGAtcttcagatactgttcatctgctgcagaTAGTTTTTAGGCCtcatacatcttttttttctcagattttGCACATCACACATGCTAATTTCAGCTAAGAGCTCTTTGGGAATCGTCTTTTTGatgcaaaaatataattttatgcctgtcaaactgttctATTTtactcagatttgcttaaagaaatgtggaaaatgatgtgtttttccaACAGGTTGCTTGTAATAATGCGTGTAACGATGCAATTTAAAATTTGTTCTAAGCTGTTATGTGTTCATCCATTGGTTAGGGGACTTTTTTTATGCTTGCCTGATTCATAGTTCAGGGTTGAATACTTCGacaaaatggtcaggtacaagtactggactgaaaataagtaaaaaaagcagcaaatgtcCAAACAAAAACTTTGTAAGACCTTCATTAACCAACTACTGCTCAAAACCACTGTAAGAATTCCCAAGTCTTGTAACCAACATGTAAAGAAACAACATGTGACTCAAGACTTATGCACAGTACTCGATTTCCAGTTCACTCCCTACCTGCTGGATCATTATGGTGTCACAGTACAGTACAATACAATGCTGCAATATAGTGACATCAAAAAGGTGTATTTCTATCTATATGCAAATAGGGACCATCTTAAGCTTGAACAGCACAAATTTTGCACTGTTTTACAATAATTAATGTGATTAttcaatgttttgtttatgaTATATAATTTAGTCATTTGGATGAATTACTGAAGGATACTAAGATCAGACATTATGAACTCAATGAACTCACACTGTCAGCACAAAGACCACATACAAAGTAGACAcccaaaaatgttttaatttcaattcttTCACcccttttatatatttttttctcctcttcataGGTTTTTTTGGCATGTATGATTTCccctttgaaatgtttgtcttaTTCACTCTTCCCACATAAATTAAAACTAGAAACATTCGTcacttacatttacatttaattgtCACGTATATATTGTATTAAAACGTTTTGGCTTCCCATAATTAAGCAAAATTTTTTGTCTACACAATTTAGCATGAGCAGACAAAATACTTGTGTTGACTTATACGCAATTTCCCAATAATTATGGCTGTTTGTTAAGCAAAAACAGAAGCCTGGGTAAACTAAAACCTGCTCAcagaattttttgtttttgtttttaaatctggtgATTTTTCTTTAGTTGAAGATCTAAACCTCTCTGAGGACCAATTTTTTacatgaaggaaaaactcaattttctTGCATATAAAGCCCAAACTCACTTCCTGCAAAGTTGGGTGTTTAATTCAATATGTTAACAATCAAACTATTGACCCACTCAGACGTGCGCAGCCCTCCTGTTTTATTCAAAAACAGGATACAGCCGCTGTCAGGGAAACTGTACGTGGACCTGTCTGAGGGAGCTCTGAGAAGGCACCCAGGAGCACCTGCTGTCGTTGTCAATCACCGGTGGGAAACACAAGATCCCATTACACCCTGCCCTATCCATGTTTGGCTATCTTGCTGAGGCAATGGGCACTGTGTCGAGGACAGAAATAGGCTATATTTAGGCTGTCCCACTCATTCACAAGCAAACAGGACACACTGCAGAGGTCCTGTGGCCTGCAGAGTCGCCCTTGAAAGTAAGCAGAGGTGCTGCAGTAAGGCCACCGAAAGGGTTGAGTTCAAACAGCTGCAGATGTGCCTGACCAACATGTCAAAATCTGAATTATCAGGGTTATAACTCATGTCTGATTAtccaataaaaattgcaaaattgTTCAGTTTATTAGAATAATTATTTAAGTGTAAGCAAAATTACAATATATAAAGTTGGGAAAATCTCTCATTCACATTTACAGCTCGGTAACGGGGCCAAGAACAGCAGCAAGTCCGACAAAAAGTAGTGCTGCCCGTGATGACTTCCGTGTTTACACTCCTCACCCGTTCCCTCCAGTTCTCCTCGAAGAGGCACACAAATCCTCCTGTCACGCAACACTCGCTTTGCCTCCTATTGGCTGTCGCTCAGTTCAAGGGCCTGCCCCCAGACGCATCTGATTGGACTGCTGCTTACGTTCGGAATCAGCGCGCGCACTACAGGACTAACGGACGAGTCAATCAAACACACGCCCCGCCCCCTCACATAAACAATGCTTCCGCCATcgaaatattagaaaaaaatactttgacattaaaattaaacagaGGCGGAAACAAACACGGCGTTTAAGCGATAAAAGCCCGTTATTCAAAATCAGGAAACACGCAGGTGAAGAGAGTTTGTAGCTGGAAAGCTGAAGCCAACAACAAACGGCTACAAGGAAGAAAGCGCGTGAGCCAGGCCGTCCCACGCGCCTACACAGCGGCTCCACAGGACGGTAACGGAAAccgtgaaacaaacaaacacacacaccaaaacccGAGACCCAGAGGGTGCCACCGTGAGCCGATCACACATTAATCCACAAACATAACACAGGACGGCGCCTCACTCCCCGGAGCTGCTAATCAAGGATCAGCCTGCAGATTATTCAGGCTAAACTGACCCGAAACCGAAGCCAGCCGCAGtcaaacaccaaaacaaacgGCCATAAAAACGATCACAGGGAATATTTAACTGTGCACACGTCGTTGATGCTGGTAAAAATAAACCCACATGTCCTTCCGACTCAGACAGCGTGGCAAAGACGTAGGAAAGACAACATCTCCACACTTCCTGGTTGTGCAGCCGAGCTGCAGACCGTTATTCTACACCACGCGGAGGGCAGAAAAAACTCCTCCCGCGTGCAAAACACCACTCATGCACGTAACTCTCCACCTGTACACACCACCGCATCCAACTGAAGTTTCCCTCCTTATAAACCGGCTCCGATTAAACCGTGTGGCGACGCCATGCAGGTTGCTAACCAAGGTGATCACTTCCTGATTGCCCTCCATTACTTCACCGCACTTCTTCTCAGCGGACGGCGGCGCAGCGGACgcacttaaaaacaacaaccgCGCGCAGCTCAGATCGAAGCCGCGAGTGCGAAAAATTACGTTACCGGCTCTGATGAGTAGATCGAGTTGGTTTGCGTGCCCCTCATGCTGCGAAGTCGCCATGTTTTCCCCCTCGCTGCAGATTCACATTGACTCCTCACTGAATTGTATGGGAAGCTACTAGTTCAGATCACTCCGCCGCTAATGGGAAATCTCTTCGTATTGAACGCGACGCGTCACAGCGCCAGCAAAGGTACCCATCCGCCACCAACACAGGAAATCCTTCCGTCGACCTCCCCTTCTTGCGTAGTGAGCACGTCAAATAAAAGCTGCAccgttttttaaaataagctcACCGTTTTCACATCGCTGAAGCAAACTGACACGGATTTTTACTGTGAGTCTCTTAAAAAAGCATGTCAGTATAAGACccagcacttaaaaaaaatgctttaaaggtctaataaaatacaattaaataagTATTATTTTGGTGACCAGTAAAGTTCTGCTACTGATATatgttatataaatatttaagcaACGTTTCTCATGTATCTTACATGAGATacatgaggggggggggggggggggggtgtcaagatctctgtctaaataaataaataaatctgggtaaattcccagatgattaaacatgcaactattttgctggtga
Coding sequences within:
- the elf2b gene encoding ETS-related transcription factor Elf-2b isoform X2 gives rise to the protein MTSVVLVDTGGTVVEYVTAEEDPEQEEGECEVDLELEGEVEGECEAEEAYEEEKEEAQDYPAVIVEEIPSASLAEEQNYSAQVLLYGDEAYIMQEVGNEQEVETDRDPVEASVHGTNVHCSDKTIEAAEALLRMDSPSSLKEDHSPEAFLPQSGATQDFLHAAMRPDMITESEVEISTEACCEEEDEDMATVMDDPEPEPDHEPVRKKRAGRKPKTHQSAISNGSPDVGIKKKPREGKGIRGSTTYLWEFLLDLLQDKNTCPRYIKWTQREKGIFKLVDSKAVSKLWGKHKNKPDMNYETMGRALRYYYQRGILAKVEGQRLVYQFKEMPKNIVIIDDDKAEIPAPEDLIGSDTAASYERVPPPSDMLLHATELSSSKKPNILRGANKTNVVHTPVATGSKPAAGGAVTAGRIVTVSVASDGNQKQQSHAAIIPNATGARTVRVAMQVPVVMTTSLGQKISTVAMQQPAGTTAAAGQTTLLTNTSAIGAAAGNANSQQKVVIQTIPTMVPATAENGDKITVQLAKIITIPAHQLAQCQIQTSTGTNKPGVGASPAGISLLGSPLTVRALTPVNVAPGTQVMRLTVPTQAQQQTLVVSQPGSGAGVVTVSAANQAVAAQPRIISGVINGSELVIGGGAVEKLKAAGVQVQAMQVPIQQNQANPKMAQSVKSEPMDSADVAMKTEEPEC
- the elf2b gene encoding ETS-related transcription factor Elf-2b isoform X3 codes for the protein MTSVVLVDTGGTVVEYVTAEEDPEQEEGECEVDLELEGEVEGECEAEEAYEEEKEEAQDYPAVIVEEIPSASLAEEQNYSAQVLLYGDEAYIMQEVGNEQEVETDRDPVEASVHGTNVHCSDKTIEAAEALLRMDSPSSLKEDHSPEAFLPQSGATQDFLHAAMRPDMITESEVEISTEACCEEEDEDMATVMDDPEPEPDHEPVRKKRAGRKPKTHQSAISNGSPDVGIKKKPREGKAGSTTYLWEFLLDLLQDKNTCPRYIKWTQREKGIFKLVDSKAVSKLWGKHKNKPDMNYETMGRALRYYYQRGILAKVEGQRLVYQFKEMPKNIVIIDDDKAEIPAPEDLIGSDTAASYERVPPPSDMLLHATELSSSKKPNILRGANKTNVVHTPVATGSKPAAGGAVTAGRIVTVSVASDGNQKQQSHAAIIPNATGARTVRVAMQVPVVMTTSLGQKISTVAMQQPAGTTAAAGQTTLLTNTSAIGAAAGNANSQQKVVIQTIPTMVPATAENGDKITVQLAKIITIPAHQLAQCQIQTSTGTNKPGVGASPAGISLLGSPLTVRALTPVNVAPGTQVMRLTVPTQAQQQTLVVSQPGSGAGVVTVSAANQAVAAQPRIISGVINGSELVIGGGAVEKLKAAGVQVQAMQVPIQQNQANPKMAQSVKSEPMDSADVAMKTEEPEC